The sequence TGCATTCCAAGCAAGTATTAATTGTGTTCATTCATTCAtccatgcacaccaagagtcacttTGGTATATCAAGGGTCATCTCTTTCATAATAAATTCAtccatgcacaccaagagtcacttTGGTATATCAAGGGACATTTCATGCATAATGAATTTGTCTCATCCCTTTGATTGTATTCGAAAATTTCGGGTTCTCACAATTAGTAAAAGTGCTTAGAAATTATGATGTAATCTACGTAAAAGACGCTGCTATCTTAAATTAGCTCTGCTACCGTAACTAAGAATTTCTAACAGAAATTCATCGTTTTGATGAAGATCAAATAATCATGCGAGAAAAAGGTTTAATCCTAAGTATAAGAAGGAAACAAATCAAAATCGAATCATaaatatcacacacacacatatgcaTGCCATTTCATCCAAACCACATAAGAAAATTGATTTCTTAGCACCTTTTTAAGCTCAACTTTCGGGGGAGGTCCTTCATGATAAAAACCAGGAACTGGATTTGCCTTGTATGTCATGCTCTTCCTTAGCTGCTTTATAGCCTCTTGTTCTTCATCCTACTTACAGATCAAGATAGAGAATGATGAATAAAGTTTGAAGATAGAAGGGATCTGCAGGTTGCGGCTAAAAAGAAAAGcctaataaataataataaagaacaAAGATAACAGAACTAAATCATAAAGCCATACCCTGGTTCTAGCTTCATATTCAACTCTCTCTTGTTCCAAAGCTTTATGCTTTTCCTCCAACTTAGAGTAAAACTATAAAGAGGAGTGaagaaaaatataagatttctTTTGCTAAATGGACAGAAAACATAAATGAGAATAAATGACCGAACGAAATTATAAATCCTGCAGCACTCAATCAGAAATACCTCCTTGCGCCTCTCTAAACGGTCCGCACATACGAATGATGGGCCCACAGCCACTGTAACTTGGAATTTACTAGTTCGGGATGTTGCAGTGCTACAAAAATTAAGGATATTTTACTTTGCAAGAATACAGCAAAAGAGAGAGATATTCGAGAGCAAAGAGAAGAACGaggaaaaaatcaaatatagGATACGAGGAAGCCAAGGAGCAATTATCATCGTCATCGAGGTATTTTTTGTCAAGAGGATGCCTTGGAGTAAACGGAGAGTTGAGCTGGAACAAAAATGTTCAACATCAGAACCAAATGCAAATTCCCAAGCAACCAATATCTTTATCTATCTCAGGCTTTTGTTAAGTTCTAAAGCTCGCAACATGAGACATCTGTCTCTCATGAAGTGTAGAGCATACCAAGCAACAAATTGTGAAGTAATTTAAATTGAGCActgataacaacaacaaacataTGCCTAACATCAAAAGTGAAAAGGCTTCTCACAAAAATTCATTGTCTTGATAAAAAGCAAGTGTTTTATGAAGTAAACGCATACCATATCAACAAGCAACCATTATAATGACCATTTTAACATGACAAACATGTAGTGCCCAAAATACTTATATGAGATCAAACCCCCAAAATTTAAATTGCATTTTACAAAAACCTTTTGCACAAATATTGAATATGTGGACATTCAATGCATATACCTGGTGACTAGCATATATAATTCATAAGCACTTCAACGTCTGAAGAACCGGGAAGAGATTATAAGTACAAGGTACATAGAATGCACTTACCTGTGAATTTCCGGTCCTGGGAGACAGCAAATCACCAGACATCGGCAAACATTTTGCACCCGAATCACTGGTTTCACCCTCCACGCCAGGGGTCGTAGGCTCAAAAGAATTTGCATTATTTGTCCCATTAATGGCTGAACCTGACACAGGCTTTACTGGCGAGCTTGATTTTTTATCACTCAATTTCTGAGTCCCGGCCTTCACAAATTTCTCTGGAAGGtcatcttttgtagcatgaccCTTTGGCTCACTATCCTTAGTTTCAACACTTTCTGGTACCGCTTTGGGTGAAACATGAACGGTACCATTAGGTTTCACATTGATAGCATTGGGCTTATTGCCAACATGTAATCCTGCAACATCTCTCCCCATTTGCCTGctacataataaaacaaaacatcaaAGTGATATCCATTTTCAGATACCCGTAATAATGTTTCAAATTATGATACAAGTTTTTTGGTACTTCAAGGACATAAAATAAACTCAAGGTCATGGAAACTAATCTTGAAACCTTGGAAGGTTGTGTTCTAGGAATTTGTGCGACTTAAGCACATCTACTGAAAAATATAATGTAAACCATGACTCGACAATATGTACTTGTGGCTATTTAGGTGTGTACCAACGTTGcagtatatatattaaatatgaaacaACACAGAAAAAATCACAAAGCTAGATAAACTATAGTTGCGTCGATGATCAAAGCTTACAGAGTCTTAACTTAGaattcattgaaaaatatttagaaGAACAGTAAATCTTCTCTGCAGATATTTCAAAAGGGAATAACAAGAACCTAAAGGAAATAAAATCGCTAAAAAGGAAAGAACAAGTTTTCCAATAAATACATTTAGGACCATCAGTAAAAATAACTAACCATCTTTATTTttctaacaagaacaaaagttGGGCTTCTTCCCATGACATTAGCAGAAGACTTTTCGGTAAAAGAAACTGAACACGTCCTACTCTAGGAGTAcataaatgtaatttaaaagctaaaatttcatttgaaactcaaaaataaaataatagtaaagGCCTGACTTTCAAATCCATCAATCGAATGAGAAGAGTAGCAAATTTGTCTCCTAAGCCAAAGATTATTGATGTCAGTTCAAGATTATCAAATCCTATCAatgaaataacaataaaaaagcCATAGTTACAatgaaataacaataaaaaatccATAGTAAAGATAATCGTACAAAAAATGGCAAACACCAAAAAATTCCCTCGTCTGTCGACCCCATTACCACAGGGAAAAAAAGAAGGCTACaaacaaacaaagaaaaatcCATAAATTAACAAGATTATCAAAAAATTTCCTCGTAACAAGATAATCAAGAAAACTCAAGAGAAACACAAAGATCGAAACAAACAAACAGCAAAAGCAAACGCATTAAACGATTGAGAAATCTAAAGTACAACCAATAaacttacaaaaaaaatttaatctttcCGAACAACGTAACAAATTCCCCCCAAAAACAGCACACCACCTACAAATAATGCGAGCCCAACTCGTTTTTTCCCTCGCCAACCAGAGGAATTTTCATTTCTTGGCTTTGTTTTTTTACCCTTCCTTTTTTGCTTCTTTTCCAGTCCTTTGGTTAGTCTCTAATCTCGAAAACGTGGGACTGTTTCTCATTTTTAGTGTCtttcatttattttgtttttgtttttgtttttgttttttatctgtcataattattttttttaccactCTAaggttaaataataattattattattaaaaaataataaattataaatattgatactctattaattattatgaaattattgttatcatcaaactaatataattattgatattaatttttttataagtaatatttttttattaaataattatcctttaattaaatattataattattattattatttaacaattatttaattttattatatattattattttgtgataattaagtttttatttatcatcaatatttttttatatataaatgacagtgatttatttgataatattattattattcgttattattattttgatattttaatttttataattataattataataaaatattattattattattaaaattattattattaagataTAGATTTATATTAGTTAAGTTAAATAAAGAAAACGTTTTCTAAATATAAAAGATGGGGAGTAAATAAGGAGTCTGGTCCAAAATGGATGAATGATTAATCCCATGAACATAagaattataattgtaacagaCATTGTCATACCAATTACACAAAAATTATTGTGAGAGGTTCTCatggatcaatttcgtgagttgaatctcttatttgagtcatccattaaaaagtattactttttatgctaaaagtattattttttattgtgaatatcggtagggttgacccgtctcacaataaaaattcgtgaaaccgtctcacaacaAACTTACTCGTCAaggcaaaaacttttgtgagacagtctcacgggtcatattttgtaagacggatctcttatttgggtcatccatgaaaaagtattacttttaatcatgaatatgggtagagttgatatgtctcacagataaagattcgtgagaccgtctaacaagagacctactcataagtCGGATGTAActtgacccaaaaaaaaatcgaaatatgtACACAAGCAGGTATCTAAAGAACAAGTCAATAAACACCAATCTCTGAAGACATATCCCAGTATCCCACCATATTTCTTTAAACGAGAAGATTTCTTTATTTCAGACATGGTGGGCCTGTGGAATTGAGTTCCATTAAATACAAGCAGAGGAAGTTTGAAACAATCAgtacattttcattttcattattttatagtaaatgaagaaaataaataagTCCAATTTATAAAACTTAACTTCCcgtatttgaatttttaattaatgaacttttttaatcaatcaaaataaGCTTGTTTTATTTCAAACAGTTCTTGATGAAATGAAGACAACAGAAACCATCAACATAATgacgatatatatttttttcgttGTCATTTGATATCGAATTCAAACatcttttttataaaaaacatatttatatcaGTTCATTGTTTGTGGGATGGTAAACGAAGATGAATCTTGTTGTACTCATAAGTATGttcttttaaaacaaattataaaaataaattttctcaGAAATTTAAGAcaggaaattaagaaaaatgcaTCATGTATAGACtaaatcatttgaaataacAGTGACAACACAAATCCACCGACAAAAGGCTAATGACAATTGATCGATTTAACAAGAACAGAATAAGCATAAAGATATCATACATTACACCATGAACATCTTATGTGTTATTTGATCTATATAATTGTGTTTCGTACAGGCTTCAGTTTGCTTTACTGttttcttgttatttttttatacatgaaTTCATACTTTAAATAATATGCTCATTTTCGTTTAGTGCTTTGTCTTTACGAGATTGTTTTCGTTCTATTGAttctatatttttgttattagtAATTTGGCTAAAAAATAGTGAGTCATATTTTCGTTCTATTGcttctatatttttgttattagcaATTTGGCTAACAAATAGtgagtcatattattatttttcttacgTCTCTACCTCTATATTCAACACTATAATTCACACTTAAATGGACCACATATTTTCAACTATGCATTTACCTCAAATTTAATGTAATTTATGATTATAGGTTAACGGAATTAAAGAATTCTCCAATGGTGGGATATTGGACTTGTGTTTCTTCCATCatcaacaaatatttttgattttattttttggaataaaaCTGGATTCCAAATCACACCAAGAAATGGCACAAGACCAATCGTTTGAATGCTACACTGAAATGATAATTGCTTCAGAATCAGAAGTGTAAAATCCATGCACATGTAAACTAGATATATATGCTATATAAAAGTATCAACAAAATTAGAGTTTCCCATGTAAGAAGCCTTCATTTCTTGTTATATTCTGAGCCCTTGTCCTCTGAGTTGATTCAACACTCAATACCACAATGTCTATACATCAAGCTCTTCCAATCTTTTCCTGATAACAGAAAGCTCATACCGAATACAACCCAACTCAGAATCTCTATTCATGTACGTGTTTTCTAAGAGATTGTTCTTTCTTCCCATTCCGACCGGTTCTTGAGTACACCTCATGTCATTGAGCTGAACTTCATCTTTTGACAGGACAAATAGTTTTTCCTCGAGTTTCTCCAAAGATTTTAGAATAGAATATTTTTCAGTTTCTTGATCCGGGATATCTGGTATAGAACTTtgcttgaaaaatttatttgatgaGCCATTTTTGAACTGTTCAAGCTCCTCCTCAAGACATTGAATACGTTTCTCCTTCTCCACGAGAAGGTCGTTTACTTGTTGGAACGCCTCACCATCATACTCAGCTTGTTCTTCCATCAGTCTTAAATACTGAGAAGCCTCCATATGGATCGA comes from Primulina huaijiensis isolate GDHJ02 chromosome 2, ASM1229523v2, whole genome shotgun sequence and encodes:
- the LOC140970487 gene encoding protein WVD2-like 1 is translated as MGRDVAGLHVGNKPNAINVKPNGTVHVSPKAVPESVETKDSEPKGHATKDDLPEKFVKAGTQKLSDKKSSSPVKPVSGSAINGTNNANSFEPTTPGVEGETSDSGAKCLPMSGDLLSPRTGNSQLNSPFTPRHPLDKKYLDDDDNCSLASSTATSRTSKFQVTVAVGPSFVCADRLERRKEFYSKLEEKHKALEQERVEYEARTRDEEQEAIKQLRKSMTYKANPVPGFYHEGPPPKVELKKLPLTRPKSPNLTRRKSHGDEAKSSPAEKGLRGQATRHSTGVYGEGKGSSFTPKIKDQISARKSNGTSKFKYHPRQLKEVAENPPLKELGSAETAY